AGTAGCTAGCTCTGAGGAATTAGTAGTCTATTTCAATAAAAGATGAAGTTTCTTGTGGGACACGAAACGTTAATGTTCATGGCTTCATGCTAATGCAAATTGTATGTTGCAGAAAGCGTTACAAACGCAAAGAATGCTtcaaaaaatgcaaaatttgCGTTCATCATGTCTTTGGTGACAATCACCTTGTACGATATTTATTTGTTGGGATGTTCAATGGTCAAGAGAGGATGGGCCGTAGCAAGAATGAAATTCATATAATAGGCCCAACGGTTTGGGCCCAGAATgctaaaaagacaaaaaatgaaaaaagagaacTCACTGAGTGAACTCGAGCATCGCTGCCAATGGACTGCCATATCGGAGAAGTGAGATACGACTCTGTTTGACTGTTTCTCACGGAGGATATTTCCAGTGGCGGAGATTTCAGATACAGTAGAGCCAAAACTGGAACAATGAATGTCAAACTTCGAAACCGGAGATGAGACTTAAAGTACTTCAGTGAGAATTGTCTCCGATGGGGTCTCCGATGGAGTAAGAGATGGTTTCAGTCTTCGGGAGCTGGTCAAAAGATTTCAAGAGTTAAAATTGGAGAGACGATGAAGCTTTCGAAGAGTAAAGTTTTCTCTCTCGAATTTTCCTGGAAAAGTTTGAGTCTTTTCTTAGCTCTGTCTCCTTTTGTAACTGTATCTTCAGTCTTCAAACTTTGAGTTCTAATGTTAATTCATCTTTTCTCAACGTTTTTTCTTGTGAGAATTATGAGCtttctattgttttgttatcCCTTACTTTACTATTGTGAGTTCcagttttgaatattttcctCGTTGGTTTGTAAGTCTTGTTAGCTTGGAAtgatacattttgattatCAATTGGATTCCAATCTTGGAGTTGTTCTTTAAGGAAGTGGTGTCTTGTGTTAGGGAGAACAGATGGATGGTGATCTTAGACAATTCCACTAGTCAATAGGGTTGGTAATGCAGTGAAAATGATAACAATGTTTCTTCTGGGAGTGATCTTTGGATCGGTTCCAATGTTTGTTCATGTGTTATATGAGTTTGGGATGAGTTTTCAAAATGATCTTAGAGAAGTCTTATACATAATAGCAATGTAATGGTATGAGATGTGAACGCCCGCAGGAATTGGTGTGGCATAAGAATCTCAAACCATTTGCAGAAGATTACACAGTGAAGGATTGCTGAACAACCTTAGAACTGATTGATGTTCTAGGCTTGTTATTTTCATCTTACAGATTGGCTTTTCTTCAGCTCTCATCACACTCACAAGCCATGGAGTATCTGTTTGTGCTGCAACTGCGTATATTGGATGAAAACATTTCTTCAGTCTTGAAAACATATCAAAGAAGTTACCTGCTCACACATTGTACATGTATTGAGATGATTACTAATTGCTCCAAAACAGgtatatactttttcattGAGATAGTTAAAGGTCAAAAATGTTTAATTGTGGTTTTAGTATTCAACAGTAAAATTGAGTTCCTCTAAGGTATTATAGTTTACAAATCTTCTACATGGAACATGACtcaagtttcttctcttccagcGACCTTGGTGTGATGGTTACTTTGAGGCCGTACTTCATGTACAAGTTAGTTGTGACTCTCGGGGCTATGACATGATCTTGGACAACCTTGATTGAGTACCTCAACAAAACTGAAGCAGCTATCATCTTCATCTGCAGGTAAGCAAATGTTTTTCCTATGCACAGCCTTGGTCCAGCATTGAATACAACGTATTTGAACTGGTCGTCACTGACAAACTTCCCTGCTTGGATCCATCTCTCTGGTCTGAAAATTTCACAATCTTTTCCCCAGATTGATTCCATCCTTCCCATGGCATAGATTGAGAAGTAAACCCGTGAACCTTTTCTTACGAATGTCCCATCTGGTAACACATCATCTTCAATGGCTTGTTTCATTTCCATTGGAATTGGAGGGAACAGTCTCAGAGTTTCTGATAGTGCTGCTTGTAGGTATACCATGTTGTTTAGTTCTTTGACTGTGAAGAGGCTCTCGTTTTTGCTGGTTGGAGAATCCCCTCGCTGTCTCAAGATTTCTCTTATCTCGcagatgattttgttttcaaccTCTGGGTGTTTCTGTATCACCCAGCAGAACCATGAAAGTGCAACAGAACTTGTATCTCGTCCAGCTAATATAAAACTTGTGCAAAATTGTCTGAAAAATCTAATGGTGGAAGGATCAATCTCATTTTCCCTTTTATGACTCTCTATCTGAATAATCCTTGAGAGAACATCAGATCTATTGTCTAacgtttcttcttccttgagcTCGCAGATACGATCCACAATCATCTTGTCGACGAACCCGTGCACGACCCCAACAGCTATCCTGAGACCTTTTTCATATCCTGTGTCGAGGAACCTCATGGGCTTCCATATAAATGGAGGGATCATGAATCTAAACAGTGTAGACTCTGTTGCTTCTTCAAAAGCTTTAGCAAATGGAACTTGGGGAAGATCAACAGCTAGAGTTTCCGGGTCAGCACCTAGACCCGCAAGGCAGATGATGTCAAACGTCAAGCGCAGGAACACGTCTTGGAGATCGAAAGCTTCTTGTGACTTTGCGAAACTCTCCATCACCTTCAACAGCTTCTTCCTTACCAAATGTTGTGTTGTCTGAAAGGAATGCTCTACAAACCCGGTTGAATGCATTTCGGTTATGATGATCCGTCGTTGCTCCTTccaagaatcatcatcagcatTAAAGATACCTTCCTCGAGCAGATCATTGAACCGGCTTTTAAAGAAGGTACCTTTTGGGAAGTTCTTGAAGTTAGTCTTGAGCATGTACTCGACATTTGCAGGAACACAAGTCACAGCTCCATAAGACCCATCAAGCCAAACTCCCCGATAAAGAAAGGTACCTCGACATTTTTTCAAACTCCTTGTGACCCATCCATAGACATCatttatatgaaagaaaaactctaAAGTAATTCCGAAAACTGGCCATAGCATTGGTCCACGCTTGTTGGTTAACTTCTCACGCAAACAGCAGAAAACAAAGAGCCCCAACAAGGAAAGAAGTAGAtcgaagagagaaagatgattATAAAGTCGCTCTGTTAAAGACATTGTAGTCTCTTCTCAGTAAACTCTCTGCAGTTTTGTTTGTGGTGATGTCATTGTTTCAAGAGTatttgaagaaagatttgCGATGCAtttcatattttggttttggaattACATTTGTTGTCTTCGTGTAGAATTGGTCtatatgaagaagatgagggtTTCTTGTTGGCGACGAAACGTAATTAGGCTATTACAAATTGTGTGTTTATTGAGAAAAACCCGTGAAAGAAAAATTCCAGAAAAAATGCAAATTTGCCTGTCATGTCTTATGTGAATCTATCTGACATAAGCTGATGACAAACTGAAACTCTTAGAAtcaattaacaaacaaaagaaagagcaaTCGTTGTTACTAGCAAGTAGATTACAAGGAATAAATCTGAAAAAAGATTATAGAATTTTGACTTTAGGGGGAAGAGGTCCAAAACACAGAGGACGagatattttagttttagatatgTTCAGCCTAGTTAAGTATTAATCAAAGAATCCTAATCTATGATGCTTCAATGGCGATCCCACTGATTCACACTTTCACAGTCTAAAGACTCGAGAACAATCGAAAGACTCAAGTAA
This sequence is a window from Arabidopsis thaliana chromosome 1 sequence. Protein-coding genes within it:
- the CYP86C4 gene encoding cytochrome P450, family 86, subfamily C, polypeptide 4 (''cytochrome P450, family 86, subfamily C, polypeptide 4'' (CYP86C4); FUNCTIONS IN: electron carrier activity, monooxygenase activity, iron ion binding, oxygen binding, heme binding; INVOLVED IN: oxidation reduction; LOCATED IN: endomembrane system; EXPRESSED IN: petal, leaf whorl, sepal, flower; EXPRESSED DURING: 4 anthesis, petal differentiation and expansion stage; CONTAINS InterPro DOMAIN/s: Cytochrome P450 (InterPro:IPR001128), Cytochrome P450, E-class, group I (InterPro:IPR002401), Cytochrome P450, conserved site (InterPro:IPR017972); BEST Arabidopsis thaliana protein match is: cytochrome P450, family 86, subfamily C, polypeptide 3 (TAIR:AT1G13140.1); Has 28361 Blast hits to 28269 proteins in 1476 species: Archae - 44; Bacteria - 2374; Metazoa - 10721; Fungi - 6214; Plants - 7984; Viruses - 3; Other Eukaryotes - 1021 (source: NCBI BLink).) → MSLTERLYNHLSLFDLLLSLLGLFVFCCLREKLTNKRGPMLWPVFGITLEFFFHINDVYGWVTRSLKKCRGTFLYRGVWLDGSYGAVTCVPANVEYMLKTNFKNFPKGTFFKSRFNDLLEEGIFNADDDSWKEQRRIIITEMHSTGFVEHSFQTTQHLVRKKLLKVMESFAKSQEAFDLQDVFLRLTFDIICLAGLGADPETLAVDLPQVPFAKAFEEATESTLFRFMIPPFIWKPMRFLDTGYEKGLRIAVGVVHGFVDKMIVDRICELKEEETLDNRSDVLSRIIQIESHKRENEIDPSTIRFFRQFCTSFILAGRDTSSVALSWFCWVIQKHPEVENKIICEIREILRQRGDSPTSKNESLFTVKELNNMVYLQAALSETLRLFPPIPMEMKQAIEDDVLPDGTFVRKGSRVYFSIYAMGRMESIWGKDCEIFRPERWIQAGKFVSDDQFKYVVFNAGPRLCIGKTFAYLQMKMIAASVLLRYSIKVVQDHVIAPRVTTNLYMKYGLKVTITPRSLEEKKLESCSM